A genome region from Manis javanica isolate MJ-LG chromosome 3, MJ_LKY, whole genome shotgun sequence includes the following:
- the IL17RC gene encoding interleukin-17 receptor C isoform X4: MMPPPSPGAPPGQVSAEEEEVRPPLQSKAAGLPGPMLLGGTGRGGNSWLPAGSQSESTWAGTGAGVRTPRRGSAQPCQHWDPEAGDRVQPPCSQASSQVGAVVRCLPPPSGGRDRASGLGAAWHLEDACALVPAVLGTGPEPRGPLSGEARGASGRCSLLSDGDVICLPGSIMSAPGPVLVPTRLQTELLLRCYQETDCDLCVRVAVHLAVHGHGEEPEDEEKLGRTADPELEEPRNCEENLASPTAPRQAYSTARCVLLEVQVPATLVQPGQSVGSVVFDCFEAALGSEVRIWSYTQPRYQKELNLTQQLPDCRRLEVRDSVQSCRVLPWLNVSANGDDVRLVLDVSEEQQFGLSLYWNQVPGPSKSLWHRNLTGPQTITLNHTDLLPCLCIQVWPLKPDSTRTSTCPFSEDPRAYQNLWLVAQLQLLPPRGWRLDAPCSVPAMATLCWQAPGRGPCQPLVPPLLQENVTVNKVLEFPLLKGHPNLCVQVSNWENVQLQECLWADSLGPLKNDMLLVETRGPHDNKSLCALEPSGCTPLPSKGSTRAARLGEQLLRDMQLGQCVQLWDEDPGALWACPMDKYIHKRWALVWLACLLFAAVLFLLFLIKKDHVKAAARSRAALLLYSADDASFERLVGALASALCQLPLRVAVDLWSRRELSALGPLAWFHAQRRQTLQEGGTVVLLFSPGAVALCCEWMQDRTSAPGARGPHDAFAASLSCVLPDFLQGRAPGRYVGAYFDTLLHPDAVPALFRTVPVFSLPSQLPDFIGTLQGPGAPRSGRLAERAEQVSRALQPSLDSCFRPPAGPGDSRDGTRVGT; this comes from the exons ATGATGCCACCTCCCTCTCCAGGGGCCCCTCCCGGCCAGGTgtcagcagaggaggaggaggtgaggccACCACTGCAGTCCAAGGCTGCCGGGCTCCCAGGCCCAATGTTGCTGGGAGGGACAGGGCGGGGCGGGAATAGCTGGCTGCCTGCCGGGAGCCAAAGCGAAAGCACTTGGGCTGGGACTGGGGCAGGAGTCAGGACTCCCAGGAGAGGGAGTGCGCAGCCCTGCCAGCACTGGGACCCCGAGGCTGGGGACAGAGTCCAGCCTCCCTGCTCACAGGCGAGTAGCCAAGTGGGAGCAGTGGTGCGGTGTCTGCCCCCCCCCTCGGGGGGGCGGGACAGGGCCTCGGGCCTGGGTGCTGCCTGGCACCTGGAAGATGCCTGTGCCCTGGTTCCTGCTGTCCTTGGCACTGGGCCGGAGCCCCGTGGTCCTCTCTCTGGAGAGGCTCGTGGGGCCTCAGGACGTTGCTCGCTGCTCTCCG ATGGTGACGTGATCTGCTTGCCTGGGAGCATCATGTCTGCCCCGGGCCCTGTGCTGGTGCCCACACGCCTGCAGACAGAGCTGTTGCTGAGGTGCTACCAGGAGACTGACTGTGACCTTTGTGTGCGTGTGGCTGTCCACTTGGCTGTGCACG GGCATGGGGAAGAGCCTGAAGATGAGGAAAAGCTTGGGAGAACAGCTGACCCAGAGCTTGAGGAGCCTAGGAATTGTGAGGAGAACCTGGCTAGCCCAACTGCCCCTCGCCAG GCCTACTCTACTGCCCGCTGTGTCCTGCTGGAGGTGCAAGTGCCTGCTACCCTGGTGCAGCCGGGTCAGTCTGTG GGCTCTGTGGTATTTGACTGCTTCGAGGCTGCTCTGGGGTCTGAGGTGCGAATCTGGTCCTACACTCAGCCCAGGTATCAGAAGGAACTCAACCTCACACAGCAGCTGCCTG ACTGCAGGAGGCTTGAAGTCCGGGACAGCGTCCAGAGCTGCCGGG TCCTGCCCTGGCTCAATGTGTCTGCCAATGGTGACGATGTACGCCTGGTGCTGGACGTCTCTGAGGAGCAGCAGTTCGGCCTCTCCCTCTACTGGAACCAGGTCCCGGGCCCTTCAAAATCCTTGTGGCACAGAAATCTG ACTGGGCCACAGACCATTACCTTGAACCACACAGACCTGCTTCCCTGCCTCTGTATTCAG GTGTGGCCTTTGAAGCCTGATTCCACCAGGACAAGTACCTGCCCCTTTAGTGAGG ACCCCCGTGCATACCAGAACCTCTGGCTTGTTGCCCAGCTGCAGCTGCTGCCCCCACGGGGCTGGCGGCTGGATGCTCCATGCTCAGTACCCGCCATGGCCACACTGTGCTGGCAGGCACCGGGCAGGGGCCCCTGCCAGCCACTGGTTCCACCACTGCTCCAAGAGAATGTCACTGTGAAT AAGGTCCTTGAGTTCCCGTTGCTGAAAGGTCACCCCAACCTCTGTGTCCAG GTGAGCAACTGGGAGAATGTGCAGCTGCAAGAGTGCCTGTGGGCTG ACTCCCTGGGTCCCCTCAAGAATGACATGCTGCTGGTAGAGACACGAGGTCCCCATGACAACAAATCGCTCTGTGCCTTAGAACCCAGCGGCTGCACCCCCTTGCCCAGCAAGGGCTCCACG AGGGCAGCTCGCCTTGGAGAGCAGTTACTACGAGACATGCAGTTAGGCCAGTGTGTACAG CTGTGGGATGAGGACCCGGGAGCACTATGGGCCTGCCCCATGGACAAGT ACATCCACAAGCGCTGGGCCCTGGTGTGGCTGGCCTGCCTACTCTTTGCCGCGgtgcttttccttctcttccttatcAAAAAGGACCACGTGAAAG CGGCCGCCAGGAGCCGAGCGGCTCTGCTCCTCTACTCCGCCGATGACGCTAGCTTCGAGCGCTTGGTAGGCGCTCTGGCGTCGGCGCTGTGCCAGCTGCCGCTGCGCGTGGCCGTGGACCTGTGGAGCCGCCGTGAGCTGAGCGCGCTGGGGCCCCTGGCCTGGTTCCACGCGCAGCGGCGCCAGACCCTGCAGGAGGGCGGCACGGTGGTGCTGCTGTTCTCGCCCGGGGCCGTGGCGCTGTGCTGTGAGTGGATGCAGGACCGGACGTCGGCACCCGGGGCGCGCGGCCCGCACGACGCCTTCGCCGCCTCGCTCAGCTGCGTGCTGCCCGACTTCTTGCAGGGCCGGGCGCCTGGCCGCTACGTCGGGGCCTACTTCGACACACTGCTCCACCCGGATGCCGTGCCCGCCCTTTTCCGCACCGTGCCCGTCTTCTCACTGCCCTCGCAGCTGCCAGACTTCATAGGGACCCTGCAAGGGCCCGGTGCCCCCCGCTCTGGACGGCTAGCGGAGAGAGCGGAGCAAGTGTCCCGGGCACTGCAGCCCTCCCTGGACAGCTGCTTCCGGCCCCCTGCGGGTCCTGGGGACTCCAGGGACGGCACGCGGGTTGGGACCTGA
- the IL17RC gene encoding interleukin-17 receptor C isoform X7 — MMPPPSPGAPPGQVSAEEEEVRPPLQSKAAGLPGPMLLGGTGRGGNSWLPAGSQSESTWAGTGAGVRTPRRGSAQPCQHWDPEAGDRVQPPCSQASSQVGAVVRCLPPPSGGRDRASGLGAAWHLEDACALVPAVLGTGPEPRGPLSGEARGASGRCSLLSDGDVICLPGSIMSAPGPVLVPTRLQTELLLRCYQETDCDLCVRVAVHLAVHGHGEEPEDEEKLGRTADPELEEPRNCEENLASPTAPRQAYSTARCVLLEVQVPATLVQPGQSVGSVVFDCFEAALGSEVRIWSYTQPRYQKELNLTQQLPDCRRLEVRDSVQSCRVLPWLNVSANGDDVRLVLDVSEEQQFGLSLYWNQVPGPSKSLWHRNLTGPQTITLNHTDLLPCLCIQVWPLKPDSTRTSTCPFSEDPRAYQNLWLVAQLQLLPPRGWRLDAPCSVPAMATLCWQAPGRGPCQPLVPPLLQENVTVNKVLEFPLLKGHPNLCVQVSNWENVQLQECLWADSLGPLKNDMLLVETRGPHDNKSLCALEPSGCTPLPSKGSTLWDEDPGALWACPMDKYIHKRWALVWLACLLFAAVLFLLFLIKKDHVKGWLRLLKDIHAGAESAARSRAALLLYSADDASFERLVGALASALCQLPLRVAVDLWSRRELSALGPLAWFHAQRRQTLQEGGTVVLLFSPGAVALCCEWMQDRTSAPGARGPHDAFAASLSCVLPDFLQGRAPGRYVGAYFDTLLHPDAVPALFRTVPVFSLPSQLPDFIGTLQGPGAPRSGRLAERAEQVSRALQPSLDSCFRPPAGPGDSRDGTRVGT; from the exons ATGATGCCACCTCCCTCTCCAGGGGCCCCTCCCGGCCAGGTgtcagcagaggaggaggaggtgaggccACCACTGCAGTCCAAGGCTGCCGGGCTCCCAGGCCCAATGTTGCTGGGAGGGACAGGGCGGGGCGGGAATAGCTGGCTGCCTGCCGGGAGCCAAAGCGAAAGCACTTGGGCTGGGACTGGGGCAGGAGTCAGGACTCCCAGGAGAGGGAGTGCGCAGCCCTGCCAGCACTGGGACCCCGAGGCTGGGGACAGAGTCCAGCCTCCCTGCTCACAGGCGAGTAGCCAAGTGGGAGCAGTGGTGCGGTGTCTGCCCCCCCCCTCGGGGGGGCGGGACAGGGCCTCGGGCCTGGGTGCTGCCTGGCACCTGGAAGATGCCTGTGCCCTGGTTCCTGCTGTCCTTGGCACTGGGCCGGAGCCCCGTGGTCCTCTCTCTGGAGAGGCTCGTGGGGCCTCAGGACGTTGCTCGCTGCTCTCCG ATGGTGACGTGATCTGCTTGCCTGGGAGCATCATGTCTGCCCCGGGCCCTGTGCTGGTGCCCACACGCCTGCAGACAGAGCTGTTGCTGAGGTGCTACCAGGAGACTGACTGTGACCTTTGTGTGCGTGTGGCTGTCCACTTGGCTGTGCACG GGCATGGGGAAGAGCCTGAAGATGAGGAAAAGCTTGGGAGAACAGCTGACCCAGAGCTTGAGGAGCCTAGGAATTGTGAGGAGAACCTGGCTAGCCCAACTGCCCCTCGCCAG GCCTACTCTACTGCCCGCTGTGTCCTGCTGGAGGTGCAAGTGCCTGCTACCCTGGTGCAGCCGGGTCAGTCTGTG GGCTCTGTGGTATTTGACTGCTTCGAGGCTGCTCTGGGGTCTGAGGTGCGAATCTGGTCCTACACTCAGCCCAGGTATCAGAAGGAACTCAACCTCACACAGCAGCTGCCTG ACTGCAGGAGGCTTGAAGTCCGGGACAGCGTCCAGAGCTGCCGGG TCCTGCCCTGGCTCAATGTGTCTGCCAATGGTGACGATGTACGCCTGGTGCTGGACGTCTCTGAGGAGCAGCAGTTCGGCCTCTCCCTCTACTGGAACCAGGTCCCGGGCCCTTCAAAATCCTTGTGGCACAGAAATCTG ACTGGGCCACAGACCATTACCTTGAACCACACAGACCTGCTTCCCTGCCTCTGTATTCAG GTGTGGCCTTTGAAGCCTGATTCCACCAGGACAAGTACCTGCCCCTTTAGTGAGG ACCCCCGTGCATACCAGAACCTCTGGCTTGTTGCCCAGCTGCAGCTGCTGCCCCCACGGGGCTGGCGGCTGGATGCTCCATGCTCAGTACCCGCCATGGCCACACTGTGCTGGCAGGCACCGGGCAGGGGCCCCTGCCAGCCACTGGTTCCACCACTGCTCCAAGAGAATGTCACTGTGAAT AAGGTCCTTGAGTTCCCGTTGCTGAAAGGTCACCCCAACCTCTGTGTCCAG GTGAGCAACTGGGAGAATGTGCAGCTGCAAGAGTGCCTGTGGGCTG ACTCCCTGGGTCCCCTCAAGAATGACATGCTGCTGGTAGAGACACGAGGTCCCCATGACAACAAATCGCTCTGTGCCTTAGAACCCAGCGGCTGCACCCCCTTGCCCAGCAAGGGCTCCACG CTGTGGGATGAGGACCCGGGAGCACTATGGGCCTGCCCCATGGACAAGT ACATCCACAAGCGCTGGGCCCTGGTGTGGCTGGCCTGCCTACTCTTTGCCGCGgtgcttttccttctcttccttatcAAAAAGGACCACGTGAAAG GGTGGCTGAGGCTCTTGAAGGACATCCACGCAGGGGCTGAGT CGGCCGCCAGGAGCCGAGCGGCTCTGCTCCTCTACTCCGCCGATGACGCTAGCTTCGAGCGCTTGGTAGGCGCTCTGGCGTCGGCGCTGTGCCAGCTGCCGCTGCGCGTGGCCGTGGACCTGTGGAGCCGCCGTGAGCTGAGCGCGCTGGGGCCCCTGGCCTGGTTCCACGCGCAGCGGCGCCAGACCCTGCAGGAGGGCGGCACGGTGGTGCTGCTGTTCTCGCCCGGGGCCGTGGCGCTGTGCTGTGAGTGGATGCAGGACCGGACGTCGGCACCCGGGGCGCGCGGCCCGCACGACGCCTTCGCCGCCTCGCTCAGCTGCGTGCTGCCCGACTTCTTGCAGGGCCGGGCGCCTGGCCGCTACGTCGGGGCCTACTTCGACACACTGCTCCACCCGGATGCCGTGCCCGCCCTTTTCCGCACCGTGCCCGTCTTCTCACTGCCCTCGCAGCTGCCAGACTTCATAGGGACCCTGCAAGGGCCCGGTGCCCCCCGCTCTGGACGGCTAGCGGAGAGAGCGGAGCAAGTGTCCCGGGCACTGCAGCCCTCCCTGGACAGCTGCTTCCGGCCCCCTGCGGGTCCTGGGGACTCCAGGGACGGCACGCGGGTTGGGACCTGA
- the IL17RC gene encoding interleukin-17 receptor C isoform X2, with protein MMPPPSPGAPPGQVSAEEEEVRPPLQSKAAGLPGPMLLGGTGRGGNSWLPAGSQSESTWAGTGAGVRTPRRGSAQPCQHWDPEAGDRVQPPCSQASSQVGAVVRCLPPPSGGRDRASGLGAAWHLEDACALVPAVLGTGPEPRGPLSGEARGASGRCSLLSDGDVICLPGSIMSAPGPVLVPTRLQTELLLRCYQETDCDLCVRVAVHLAVHGHGEEPEDEEKLGRTADPELEEPRNSSLQAQVMLSFQAYSTARCVLLEVQVPATLVQPGQSVGSVVFDCFEAALGSEVRIWSYTQPRYQKELNLTQQLPDCRRLEVRDSVQSCRVLPWLNVSANGDDVRLVLDVSEEQQFGLSLYWNQVPGPSKSLWHRNLTGPQTITLNHTDLLPCLCIQVWPLKPDSTRTSTCPFSEDPRAYQNLWLVAQLQLLPPRGWRLDAPCSVPAMATLCWQAPGRGPCQPLVPPLLQENVTVNKVLEFPLLKGHPNLCVQVSNWENVQLQECLWADSLGPLKNDMLLVETRGPHDNKSLCALEPSGCTPLPSKGSTRAARLGEQLLRDMQLGQCVQLWDEDPGALWACPMDKYIHKRWALVWLACLLFAAVLFLLFLIKKDHVKGWLRLLKDIHAGAESAARSRAALLLYSADDASFERLVGALASALCQLPLRVAVDLWSRRELSALGPLAWFHAQRRQTLQEGGTVVLLFSPGAVALCCEWMQDRTSAPGARGPHDAFAASLSCVLPDFLQGRAPGRYVGAYFDTLLHPDAVPALFRTVPVFSLPSQLPDFIGTLQGPGAPRSGRLAERAEQVSRALQPSLDSCFRPPAGPGDSRDGTRVGT; from the exons ATGATGCCACCTCCCTCTCCAGGGGCCCCTCCCGGCCAGGTgtcagcagaggaggaggaggtgaggccACCACTGCAGTCCAAGGCTGCCGGGCTCCCAGGCCCAATGTTGCTGGGAGGGACAGGGCGGGGCGGGAATAGCTGGCTGCCTGCCGGGAGCCAAAGCGAAAGCACTTGGGCTGGGACTGGGGCAGGAGTCAGGACTCCCAGGAGAGGGAGTGCGCAGCCCTGCCAGCACTGGGACCCCGAGGCTGGGGACAGAGTCCAGCCTCCCTGCTCACAGGCGAGTAGCCAAGTGGGAGCAGTGGTGCGGTGTCTGCCCCCCCCCTCGGGGGGGCGGGACAGGGCCTCGGGCCTGGGTGCTGCCTGGCACCTGGAAGATGCCTGTGCCCTGGTTCCTGCTGTCCTTGGCACTGGGCCGGAGCCCCGTGGTCCTCTCTCTGGAGAGGCTCGTGGGGCCTCAGGACGTTGCTCGCTGCTCTCCG ATGGTGACGTGATCTGCTTGCCTGGGAGCATCATGTCTGCCCCGGGCCCTGTGCTGGTGCCCACACGCCTGCAGACAGAGCTGTTGCTGAGGTGCTACCAGGAGACTGACTGTGACCTTTGTGTGCGTGTGGCTGTCCACTTGGCTGTGCACG GGCATGGGGAAGAGCCTGAAGATGAGGAAAAGCTTGGGAGAACAGCTGACCCAGAGCTTGAGGAGCCTAGGAATT CTTCTCTGCAGGCCCAAGTCATGCTCTCCTTCCAGGCCTACTCTACTGCCCGCTGTGTCCTGCTGGAGGTGCAAGTGCCTGCTACCCTGGTGCAGCCGGGTCAGTCTGTG GGCTCTGTGGTATTTGACTGCTTCGAGGCTGCTCTGGGGTCTGAGGTGCGAATCTGGTCCTACACTCAGCCCAGGTATCAGAAGGAACTCAACCTCACACAGCAGCTGCCTG ACTGCAGGAGGCTTGAAGTCCGGGACAGCGTCCAGAGCTGCCGGG TCCTGCCCTGGCTCAATGTGTCTGCCAATGGTGACGATGTACGCCTGGTGCTGGACGTCTCTGAGGAGCAGCAGTTCGGCCTCTCCCTCTACTGGAACCAGGTCCCGGGCCCTTCAAAATCCTTGTGGCACAGAAATCTG ACTGGGCCACAGACCATTACCTTGAACCACACAGACCTGCTTCCCTGCCTCTGTATTCAG GTGTGGCCTTTGAAGCCTGATTCCACCAGGACAAGTACCTGCCCCTTTAGTGAGG ACCCCCGTGCATACCAGAACCTCTGGCTTGTTGCCCAGCTGCAGCTGCTGCCCCCACGGGGCTGGCGGCTGGATGCTCCATGCTCAGTACCCGCCATGGCCACACTGTGCTGGCAGGCACCGGGCAGGGGCCCCTGCCAGCCACTGGTTCCACCACTGCTCCAAGAGAATGTCACTGTGAAT AAGGTCCTTGAGTTCCCGTTGCTGAAAGGTCACCCCAACCTCTGTGTCCAG GTGAGCAACTGGGAGAATGTGCAGCTGCAAGAGTGCCTGTGGGCTG ACTCCCTGGGTCCCCTCAAGAATGACATGCTGCTGGTAGAGACACGAGGTCCCCATGACAACAAATCGCTCTGTGCCTTAGAACCCAGCGGCTGCACCCCCTTGCCCAGCAAGGGCTCCACG AGGGCAGCTCGCCTTGGAGAGCAGTTACTACGAGACATGCAGTTAGGCCAGTGTGTACAG CTGTGGGATGAGGACCCGGGAGCACTATGGGCCTGCCCCATGGACAAGT ACATCCACAAGCGCTGGGCCCTGGTGTGGCTGGCCTGCCTACTCTTTGCCGCGgtgcttttccttctcttccttatcAAAAAGGACCACGTGAAAG GGTGGCTGAGGCTCTTGAAGGACATCCACGCAGGGGCTGAGT CGGCCGCCAGGAGCCGAGCGGCTCTGCTCCTCTACTCCGCCGATGACGCTAGCTTCGAGCGCTTGGTAGGCGCTCTGGCGTCGGCGCTGTGCCAGCTGCCGCTGCGCGTGGCCGTGGACCTGTGGAGCCGCCGTGAGCTGAGCGCGCTGGGGCCCCTGGCCTGGTTCCACGCGCAGCGGCGCCAGACCCTGCAGGAGGGCGGCACGGTGGTGCTGCTGTTCTCGCCCGGGGCCGTGGCGCTGTGCTGTGAGTGGATGCAGGACCGGACGTCGGCACCCGGGGCGCGCGGCCCGCACGACGCCTTCGCCGCCTCGCTCAGCTGCGTGCTGCCCGACTTCTTGCAGGGCCGGGCGCCTGGCCGCTACGTCGGGGCCTACTTCGACACACTGCTCCACCCGGATGCCGTGCCCGCCCTTTTCCGCACCGTGCCCGTCTTCTCACTGCCCTCGCAGCTGCCAGACTTCATAGGGACCCTGCAAGGGCCCGGTGCCCCCCGCTCTGGACGGCTAGCGGAGAGAGCGGAGCAAGTGTCCCGGGCACTGCAGCCCTCCCTGGACAGCTGCTTCCGGCCCCCTGCGGGTCCTGGGGACTCCAGGGACGGCACGCGGGTTGGGACCTGA
- the IL17RC gene encoding interleukin-17 receptor C isoform X5 has protein sequence MMPPPSPGAPPGQVSAEEEEVRPPLQSKAAGLPGPMLLGGTGRGGNSWLPAGSQSESTWAGTGAGVRTPRRGSAQPCQHWDPEAGDRVQPPCSQASSQVGAVVRCLPPPSGGRDRASGLGAAWHLEDACALVPAVLGTGPEPRGPLSGEARGASGRCSLLSDGDVICLPGSIMSAPGPVLVPTRLQTELLLRCYQETDCDLCVRVAVHLAVHGHGEEPEDEEKLGRTADPELEEPRNCEENLASPTAPRQAYSTARCVLLEVQVPATLVQPGQSVGSVVFDCFEAALGSEVRIWSYTQPRYQKELNLTQQLPVLPWLNVSANGDDVRLVLDVSEEQQFGLSLYWNQVPGPSKSLWHRNLTGPQTITLNHTDLLPCLCIQVWPLKPDSTRTSTCPFSEDPRAYQNLWLVAQLQLLPPRGWRLDAPCSVPAMATLCWQAPGRGPCQPLVPPLLQENVTVNKVLEFPLLKGHPNLCVQVSNWENVQLQECLWADSLGPLKNDMLLVETRGPHDNKSLCALEPSGCTPLPSKGSTRAARLGEQLLRDMQLGQCVQLWDEDPGALWACPMDKYIHKRWALVWLACLLFAAVLFLLFLIKKDHVKGWLRLLKDIHAGAESAARSRAALLLYSADDASFERLVGALASALCQLPLRVAVDLWSRRELSALGPLAWFHAQRRQTLQEGGTVVLLFSPGAVALCCEWMQDRTSAPGARGPHDAFAASLSCVLPDFLQGRAPGRYVGAYFDTLLHPDAVPALFRTVPVFSLPSQLPDFIGTLQGPGAPRSGRLAERAEQVSRALQPSLDSCFRPPAGPGDSRDGTRVGT, from the exons ATGATGCCACCTCCCTCTCCAGGGGCCCCTCCCGGCCAGGTgtcagcagaggaggaggaggtgaggccACCACTGCAGTCCAAGGCTGCCGGGCTCCCAGGCCCAATGTTGCTGGGAGGGACAGGGCGGGGCGGGAATAGCTGGCTGCCTGCCGGGAGCCAAAGCGAAAGCACTTGGGCTGGGACTGGGGCAGGAGTCAGGACTCCCAGGAGAGGGAGTGCGCAGCCCTGCCAGCACTGGGACCCCGAGGCTGGGGACAGAGTCCAGCCTCCCTGCTCACAGGCGAGTAGCCAAGTGGGAGCAGTGGTGCGGTGTCTGCCCCCCCCCTCGGGGGGGCGGGACAGGGCCTCGGGCCTGGGTGCTGCCTGGCACCTGGAAGATGCCTGTGCCCTGGTTCCTGCTGTCCTTGGCACTGGGCCGGAGCCCCGTGGTCCTCTCTCTGGAGAGGCTCGTGGGGCCTCAGGACGTTGCTCGCTGCTCTCCG ATGGTGACGTGATCTGCTTGCCTGGGAGCATCATGTCTGCCCCGGGCCCTGTGCTGGTGCCCACACGCCTGCAGACAGAGCTGTTGCTGAGGTGCTACCAGGAGACTGACTGTGACCTTTGTGTGCGTGTGGCTGTCCACTTGGCTGTGCACG GGCATGGGGAAGAGCCTGAAGATGAGGAAAAGCTTGGGAGAACAGCTGACCCAGAGCTTGAGGAGCCTAGGAATTGTGAGGAGAACCTGGCTAGCCCAACTGCCCCTCGCCAG GCCTACTCTACTGCCCGCTGTGTCCTGCTGGAGGTGCAAGTGCCTGCTACCCTGGTGCAGCCGGGTCAGTCTGTG GGCTCTGTGGTATTTGACTGCTTCGAGGCTGCTCTGGGGTCTGAGGTGCGAATCTGGTCCTACACTCAGCCCAGGTATCAGAAGGAACTCAACCTCACACAGCAGCTGCCTG TCCTGCCCTGGCTCAATGTGTCTGCCAATGGTGACGATGTACGCCTGGTGCTGGACGTCTCTGAGGAGCAGCAGTTCGGCCTCTCCCTCTACTGGAACCAGGTCCCGGGCCCTTCAAAATCCTTGTGGCACAGAAATCTG ACTGGGCCACAGACCATTACCTTGAACCACACAGACCTGCTTCCCTGCCTCTGTATTCAG GTGTGGCCTTTGAAGCCTGATTCCACCAGGACAAGTACCTGCCCCTTTAGTGAGG ACCCCCGTGCATACCAGAACCTCTGGCTTGTTGCCCAGCTGCAGCTGCTGCCCCCACGGGGCTGGCGGCTGGATGCTCCATGCTCAGTACCCGCCATGGCCACACTGTGCTGGCAGGCACCGGGCAGGGGCCCCTGCCAGCCACTGGTTCCACCACTGCTCCAAGAGAATGTCACTGTGAAT AAGGTCCTTGAGTTCCCGTTGCTGAAAGGTCACCCCAACCTCTGTGTCCAG GTGAGCAACTGGGAGAATGTGCAGCTGCAAGAGTGCCTGTGGGCTG ACTCCCTGGGTCCCCTCAAGAATGACATGCTGCTGGTAGAGACACGAGGTCCCCATGACAACAAATCGCTCTGTGCCTTAGAACCCAGCGGCTGCACCCCCTTGCCCAGCAAGGGCTCCACG AGGGCAGCTCGCCTTGGAGAGCAGTTACTACGAGACATGCAGTTAGGCCAGTGTGTACAG CTGTGGGATGAGGACCCGGGAGCACTATGGGCCTGCCCCATGGACAAGT ACATCCACAAGCGCTGGGCCCTGGTGTGGCTGGCCTGCCTACTCTTTGCCGCGgtgcttttccttctcttccttatcAAAAAGGACCACGTGAAAG GGTGGCTGAGGCTCTTGAAGGACATCCACGCAGGGGCTGAGT CGGCCGCCAGGAGCCGAGCGGCTCTGCTCCTCTACTCCGCCGATGACGCTAGCTTCGAGCGCTTGGTAGGCGCTCTGGCGTCGGCGCTGTGCCAGCTGCCGCTGCGCGTGGCCGTGGACCTGTGGAGCCGCCGTGAGCTGAGCGCGCTGGGGCCCCTGGCCTGGTTCCACGCGCAGCGGCGCCAGACCCTGCAGGAGGGCGGCACGGTGGTGCTGCTGTTCTCGCCCGGGGCCGTGGCGCTGTGCTGTGAGTGGATGCAGGACCGGACGTCGGCACCCGGGGCGCGCGGCCCGCACGACGCCTTCGCCGCCTCGCTCAGCTGCGTGCTGCCCGACTTCTTGCAGGGCCGGGCGCCTGGCCGCTACGTCGGGGCCTACTTCGACACACTGCTCCACCCGGATGCCGTGCCCGCCCTTTTCCGCACCGTGCCCGTCTTCTCACTGCCCTCGCAGCTGCCAGACTTCATAGGGACCCTGCAAGGGCCCGGTGCCCCCCGCTCTGGACGGCTAGCGGAGAGAGCGGAGCAAGTGTCCCGGGCACTGCAGCCCTCCCTGGACAGCTGCTTCCGGCCCCCTGCGGGTCCTGGGGACTCCAGGGACGGCACGCGGGTTGGGACCTGA